The following are encoded together in the Strongyloides ratti genome assembly S_ratti_ED321, chromosome : 2 genome:
- a CDS encoding Protein preli-like, which translates to MRFWHSPIYVFKYSFNDVTSTFWNRYPNDFAKHIMSEDILERRIEGNKIYTKKLIVKRGSSFLKYVPSWLCSLNSIKVMPVIEESIFDKDNKTLKTYTRNVAHRKNFMIEERCVYSPNKDDYKSSTDVKRSVVVDVDFGTISNIVQRFILIGFKRSVKNTILGFNQILAERNNKKTEKDNYFKDEVNLKIEKAKEKYKLLNNKDKQNFY; encoded by the exons atgagATTTTGGCATTCAcctatatatgtatttaaatattcatttaatgaTGTTACCTCAACTTTTTGGAATCGTTACCCAAATGATTTTGCTAAACATATTATGAGTGAAGATATATTAGAAAGAAGAATTGAgggtaataaaatttatacaaaaaaactTATTGTTAAACGAG gttcatcgtttttaaaatatgtaccTTCTTGGTTGTGTTCATTAAATTCAATTAAAGTTATGCCTGTTATTGAAGAAAGCATTTttgataaagataataaaacattaaaaactTATACAAGGAATGTGGCTCAtcgtaaaaattttatgattgAAGAACGATGTGTTTATTCGCCAAATAAAGATGATTACAAATCATCTACAGATGTCAAAAGATCAGTTGTAGTGGATGTTGACTTTGGAACGATCTCAAACATAGTTcaaagatttattttaattgggTTTAAAAGAAGtgttaaaaatacaattctTGGCTTCAATCAAATATTAGCtgaaagaaataataaaaaaacagaaaaagataattattttaaagatgaaGTTAATTTGAAAATTGAGAAAGCTAAagaaaagtataaattattaaataacaaggacaaacaaaacttttattag
- a CDS encoding Membrane magnesium transporter 1, producing the protein MYFPVSYHPAPKYILFFAFLSLLHCAFSVAQHRSYLRLINQEYTYLSADIYVQLFVSLAVGLYSATAFSGDFQKIRSDCEDEPETWDTFGNCPSFYTFEHRGKPMSASFVGFTQPEE; encoded by the exons ATGTATTTCCCAGTGAGTTATCATCCTGCtccaaaatatatattattttttgccTTCTTATCACTTTTACATTGTGCCTTTTCAGTTGCTcag caTAGATCTTATCTTAGATTAATTAATCAagaatatacatatttatcaGCTGATATATATGTACAATTATTTGTTTCATTAGCTGTTGGTTTATATAGTGCAACAGCATTTTCAGGAGACTTTCAAAAAATTCGTTCTGATTGTGAAGACGAACCTGAAACATGGGACACCTTTGGCAATTGTCCTTCATTTTACACCTTCGAACACAGAGGAAAACCAATGTCAGCAAGTTTTGTTGGGTTTACACAACCCGAAGAATGA
- a CDS encoding DnaJ domain and Chaperone DnaJ, C-terminal domain and HSP40/DnaJ peptide-binding domain-containing protein, producing the protein MGKDYYKTLGIPRSASEDEIKKAYRKMALKYHPDKNKDPGSDGKFKEIAEAYDVLSDKTKKDIYDQYGEEGLKGEAGGFPNGGPGSGFHYTFNGDPFHLFGNSGFSFNGAGNSFFNNGMSGHGMGGHYKHKQDPTVQHELLVSLEDIAKGTVKRMKITKKVYAHDGKCRTVDKVLTIEIKPGWKSGTKITFPKEGDQYPGRIPADVVFVIRDKPHPCFKREGADLIHVHKLTLKEALLGTQFEITSLEGQKIPIVIDHIIKPNFHKKIENQGLPSPKTGQKGSIIVKFDIKFPDTLSTQAKNAINEFL; encoded by the exons ATGGGGAAGGACTATTACAAAACTCTGGGCATTCCACGAAGTGCATCTGaagatgaaattaaaaaagctTATAGAAAAATGGCTTTAAAGTATCATcctgataaaaataaagatccTGGATCAGATGggaaatttaaagaaattgcAGAAGCTTATGATGTTTTAAgtgataaaacaaaaaaagatatatatgaTCAATATGGTGAAGAAGGATTAAAAGGCGAGGCTGGTGGTTTTCCAAATGGAGGACCAGGTTCTGGTTTTCATTATACATTTAATGGTGATCCGTTTC atttatttgGAAATAGTGgtttttcatttaatggaGCTggaaattcattttttaataatggaATGTCTGGTCATGGTATGGGTGGGCATTATAAACATAAACAAGATCCAACTGTTCAACATGAATTACTTGTTTCTCTTGAAGATATTGCCAAAGGAACAGTAAAAAGAATgaaaattactaaaaaagtttatgCACATGATGGGAAATGTAGAACTGTAGACAAAGTACTAACAATTGAAATTAAACCTGGATGGAAATCAGGAACAAAAATAACCTTTCCTAAGGAAGGTGATCAATATCCAGGAAGGATACCTGCTGATGTTGTTTTTGTAATAAGAGATAAACCTCATCCATGTTTTAAAAGAGAAGGTGCCGATTTAATACACGTACACAAACTTACTCTTAAAGAAGCTCTTCTTGGCACACAGTTTGAAATAACATCGTTAGAAGGTCAGAAAATTCCTATTGTAATAGACCATATTATTAAACCAAATTTTCACAAAAA aatTGAAAATCAAGGACTTCCATCACCGAAAACAGGGCAAAAAGGTTCTATAATAGTgaaatttgatataaaatttccGGACACGTTATCAACACAAGCTAAAAATGCTATTAACGAATTCCTATAA
- a CDS encoding Flap endonuclease 1, with the protein MGIKNLSKAIQEFAPSSVKSLEFKNYFGRVIAIDASMCIYQFLIAIRQEGLTLQSEDGQTTSHLNGFFYRTIRMMEAGIKPVYVFDGKPPDLKSHELDKRTERRADAEASLKEAISKGDTAGIEKFERRLVRVTKEQNDDCKRLLSLMGVPYVDAPCEAEAQCAELCKKGKVFATATEDMDALTFGSNILLRHLLAPEKMGFTMEQFIDYCIILGCDYTPSIHGIGPKKAYDLLKIHKNIETIIENIDSERYKIPEDWNFKVARGLFVSPEVTDGTEFDFKWTSPDVEGIISFMSGEKNFNEQRIRSSLERLKKAKQNSSQVRIDSFFKVTSIVTTEPSAKKRKLEEEKALKGNAKKAKVTTKKKK; encoded by the exons atgggtattaaaaatttgtcaaAAGCTATTCAAGAGTTTGCTCCAAGTAGTGTTAAATCATTAGAATTCAAAAACTACTTTGGTCGTGTGATTGCTATTGATGCTTCAATGTGcatatatcaatttttaattgctATTAGACAAGAAGGTTTAACGCTTCAATCAGAAGACGGTCAAACGACaag TCATTTAAATGGTTTTTTCTATCGAACAATTCGAATGATGGAAGCTGGTATTAAACCAGTATATGTTTTTGATGGTAAGCCTCCAGATTTGAAATCACATGAATTGGATAAAAGAACTGAGAGAAGAGCTGATGCTGAAGCTTCATTAAAAGAAGCTATATCAAAAGGAGATACTGCTGGTATTGAGAAATTTGAAAGAAGACTTGTTAGAGTTACAAAAGAACAAAACGATGATTGTAAAAGATTGTTGTCACTTATGGGTGTTCCATATGTTGATGCACCGTGTGAAGCTGAAGCTCAATGCGCAGAATTGTGTAAAAAGGGGAAAGTTTTTGCTACAGCAACAGAAGATATGGATGCATTAACTTTTGGAAGTAATATACTACTTCGTCATTTATTGGCGCCTGAAA AGATGGGTTTTACCATGGAACAATTTATTGACTACTGTATTATTCTCGGTTGTGACTATACTCCATCAATTCATGGAATAGGTCCTAAAAAAGCatatgatttattaaaaattcataaaaatattgaaactataattgaaaatattgacTCAGAAAGATACAAAATTCCTGAAGACTGGAACTTTAAAGTTGCACGGGGGCTTTTTGTTTCTCCAGAGGTGACAGATGGAACtgaatttgattttaaatgGACCTCACCAGATGTAGAAGGAATTATTTCGTTTATGAGTggtgaaaaaaattttaatgaacaAAGAATTCGTTCAAGTTTAGAGAGGTTAAAAAAAGCTAAACAGAACAGTAGTCAAGTTAGAATTGATAGTTTTTTCAAAGTCACCAGTATTGTTACAACAGAACCTTCTgctaaaaaaagaaaacttgAGGAAGAAAAAGCATTGAAAGGAAATGCTAAAAAAGCTAAAGTAActacaaaaaagaaaaaataa
- a CDS encoding Nuclear GTP binding protein — protein MAKTRSSLKLNRPLKDGSKPVKSKLKHDMAPKHRGQTFSTGTHSLNPDRKREGPHQRSRATIKRLLMYKNSKPTRDKNGKIIKAAPYQDRLPSGTVARVEPHRKWFGNTRVIGQEQLQTFQANMGKVIKDPFQVVMKQTKLPVTLLQEKSKQQRVHILDTESFEYTFGKKSLRKKPNLAVNDLESMVANISERTSKYTKDKDRDIYDRDADRARFENTNPLFRAGQSNRVWGELYKVIDSSDVVVEVVDARNPEGTRCKHVEEFLRREKPHKHLILVINKVDLVPTWVTKMWLNRFSKELPTVAFHASIQHSFGKGSLINLLRQFQSLHKDKPQISVGFVGYPNAGKSSIVNTLRSKKVCKSAPIAGETKVWQYVMLMRRIYLIDCPGVVYPQGDSETEIILKGVVRVENVKDPENHIQSVLDKVKKEHLCKHYGLTDFNGVDDFLEKIAKKTGRLLKGGEPDYGTVSKMVLNDFQRGKLPYFVLPSDYVQNEKVLRNEEDEKPINEVEEENYTAEEEDNDEVVDEEDNEIVDEEDNADEEDVEMAENDDDALSTCSGLSDVSGVSDLA, from the exons ATGGCAAAGACACGttcttcattaaaattaaatcgACCATTGAAAGATGGTTCGAAACCAGTAAAAAGTAAACTTAAACATGATATGGCTCCAAAACATCGAGGACAAACATTTTCAACAGGAACCCATTCATTAAATCCAG atagaAAAAGAGAAGGACCTCATCAACGTTCTCGTGCTACAATTAAAAGATTGTTAATGTACAAAAATTCAAAACCAACACG tgataaaaatggaaaaattataaaagcaGCTCCATATCAAGATAGATTACCATCTGGAACTGTTGCAAGAGTTGAACCTCATCGCAAATGGTTTGGAAATACAAGAGTTATTGGGCAGGAGCAATTACAAACATTCCAAGCTAATATGGGGAAAGTTATAAAAGATCCTTTTCAAGTTGTTATGAAACAAACTAAACTTCCAGTAACATTATTACAAGAAAAATCTAAACAACAACGAGTTCACATTTTAGATACTGAATCTTTTGAATATACTTTTggtaaaaaatctttaagaAAAAAGCCAAATCTTGCGGTTAATGATTTAGAAAGTATGGTTGCAAATATTTCTGAAAGAACATCAAAATATACTAAGGATAAAGATAGAGACATTTATGATAGAGATGCTGATCGTGCTAGATTTGAAAATACTAATCCACTTTTCCGAGCTGGTCAATCAAACAGAGTTTGGGGTGAATTGTACAAAGTAATTGATTCTTCTGATGTTGTTGTTGAAGTTGTTGATGCTAGAAATCCAGAAGGAACGAGATGTAAACATGTAGAAGAATTTTTACGTAGAGAAAAACCACACAAACATCTCATTCTTGTAATTAATAAAGTTGATTTAGTACCAACATGGGTTACAAAAATGTGGTTAAATAGATTTTCTAAAGAATTACCTACTGTTGCTTTCCATGCTTCTATACAACATTCTTTTGGAAAAGGTTCTcttataaatcttttaagACAATTTCAATCATTACATAAAGATAAACCACAAATTTCAGTTGGATTTGTAGGATATCCAAATGCTGGTAAATCCTCTATTGTAAACACTTTAAGATCCAAAAAAGTTTGTAAATCAGCACCTATTGCTGGGGAAACAAAAGTTTGGCAGTATGTTATGTTAATGAGAAGAATTTATCTTATTGATTGTCCTGGTGTTGTATATCCACAAGGTGATTCAGAAACAGAAATTATTCTTAAGGGTGTCGTCAGAGTCGAAAATGTCAAAGATCCTGAAAATCACATTCAAAGTGTTTTGGATAAAGTTAAGAAAGAACATTTATGTAAACATTATGGTTTAACAGATTTCAATGGTGTTGATGATTTCTTGGAAAAAATTGCTAAAAAAACAGGAAGATTATTAAAGGGTGGTGAACCTGATTATGGAACTGTCAGTAAGATGGTATTGAATGATTTTCAAAGAGGAAAGCTGCCTTATTTTGTATTACCTTCTGATTATGTACAGAATGAAAAAGTTCTTAGAAATGAAGAAGATGAGAAACCAATTAATGAAGTTGAAGAAGAAAATTATACTGCCGAAGAAGAGGATAATGATGAAGTAGTAGATGAGGAAGATAATGAAATAGTAGATGAAGAAGACAATGCTGATGAGGAGGATGTTGAAATGGCTGAAAATGATGATGATGCTTTGTCTACATGTTCAGGTTTATCTGATGTTTCAGGAGTTTCAGATTTAgcttaa